One stretch of Streptomyces sp. 135 DNA includes these proteins:
- a CDS encoding LysR family transcriptional regulator: MQHQHRSQPHLSHNSDVEDIVTLLAPRLAYFAGVARTEHVTRAAQEMQIPQSTLSRALVRLERDLGVGLFTRRGRTVSLTPAGRTFLASVERALGEVERAAESVRADADPASGKVAFGFLHTMGSETVPGLIRAFRADHPRVRFSLVQNYGEAMLERLRAGELDLCLTSPVPDAPDLVARRLDEQRLRLVVPDDHRLAARKRIRLAEAADEAFVTLEPGYGLRRITDDLCQEAGFKPRVAFEGEEAETLRGLVAAGLGVALLPPPAVPRPGVVELTVTGQRAVREIGVAWLAGRPDTPPVAAFKEFLVSRKGKLLQQST, from the coding sequence ATGCAGCATCAGCACAGGTCACAGCCGCACCTGTCACACAACAGTGACGTGGAGGACATCGTCACGCTGCTCGCGCCACGCCTCGCGTACTTCGCGGGCGTCGCCCGCACCGAGCACGTCACGCGCGCCGCCCAGGAGATGCAGATCCCCCAGTCGACGCTCTCCCGCGCCCTCGTACGGCTCGAACGGGACCTCGGCGTCGGCCTGTTCACGCGCCGCGGCCGCACCGTCTCGCTCACCCCGGCCGGCCGCACCTTCCTCGCCTCGGTCGAGCGGGCGCTCGGCGAGGTGGAGCGCGCCGCCGAGTCCGTGCGCGCCGACGCCGACCCGGCCTCCGGCAAGGTCGCCTTCGGGTTCCTGCACACCATGGGCTCCGAGACCGTGCCCGGCCTGATCCGCGCCTTCCGCGCCGATCACCCGAGGGTGCGCTTCAGCCTCGTACAGAACTACGGCGAGGCGATGCTGGAGCGGCTGCGCGCGGGCGAGCTGGACCTCTGCCTCACCTCGCCCGTGCCGGACGCGCCCGACCTGGTCGCCCGCCGCCTCGACGAACAGCGCCTGCGCCTCGTCGTGCCCGACGACCACCGCCTCGCCGCCCGCAAGCGGATCCGCCTCGCCGAAGCCGCCGACGAGGCCTTCGTGACCCTGGAGCCCGGCTACGGCCTGCGCCGCATCACCGACGACCTCTGCCAGGAGGCGGGCTTCAAGCCCCGCGTGGCCTTCGAGGGCGAGGAGGCGGAGACCCTGCGCGGCCTGGTCGCGGCAGGGCTCGGCGTCGCCCTCCTGCCGCCGCCCGCCGTGCCCCGCCCGGGCGTCGTGGAGCTGACGGTGACGGGCCAGCGGGCGGTCCGCGAGATCGGCGTGGCGTGGCTCGCGGGGCGCCCCGACACTCCGCCGGTCGCCGCGTTCAAGGAGTTCCTGGTGAGCAGGAAGGGAAAGCTGCTGCAGCAGTCGACGTGA